One Salvia splendens isolate huo1 chromosome 12, SspV2, whole genome shotgun sequence genomic window carries:
- the LOC121757992 gene encoding PLASMODESMATA CALLOSE-BINDING PROTEIN 5-like — protein MDSGVDIFFALFSLISAAAAAAQGGGGGAARQLWCVAKNNAEDAALQSALDWTCGPGGADCGPIQNGGPCYDAADLQKTASFAFNDYFLKHGPSEETCNFANTAAITDLNPSHGSCKFPSSLTAGNGNFSGAAGVDSGGVDPSSSSSIARLRSLVNFMLLAIPLVV, from the exons ATGGATTCCGGAGTTGATATCTTTTTCGCCTTATTCTCGCTCATCtccgcggcggcggcggcggcccaGGGAGGCGGCGGAGGGGCGGCGAGGCAGCTGTGGTGCGTGGCCAAGAACAATGCCGAGGACGCCGCGCTGCAATCGGCGCTGGATTGGACGTGCGGGCCGGGCGGGGCCGATTGCGGGCCCATCCAAAACGGCGGGCCCTGCTACGACGCCGCCGATCTTCAGAAAACGGCGTCGTTCGCCTTCAATGATTACTTCCTCAAGCACGGCCCGTCGGAGGAGACCTGCAATTTCGCCAACACTGCTGCTATCACCGATTTGAACCCTA GCCATGGTAGCTGCAAATTTCCATCCAG CTTAACTGCGGGCAACGGTAACTTTAGTGGGGCGGCCGGTGTGGATTCAGGTGGCGTGGATCCGAGTAGCTCTAGTTCAATCGCTCGCTTGAGATCACTTGTGAATTTTATGTTGCTTGCAATTCCACTTGTAGTATGA